In Anolis sagrei isolate rAnoSag1 chromosome 5, rAnoSag1.mat, whole genome shotgun sequence, the DNA window ACAGGTTACTTAGAATATCtcgtttgtttgaattcttccaGCAAACGGAGACGAGAACAAGTTACCCAAATATCTTCAGGATCTCGAATCTTGTaatgtatattataattattatccaCTGGAATGCATGTATCTATTTCTCACTCTCTAAAGCCATTGGCTTTGGTACAGACACATGGGTCTATCCTAATATTACCCATCCTGAATTTGGTCGACTTGCTAGAAAATATGTATATAGCCTCTACTGGTCAACATTGACTCTAACAACTATTGGCGAAACACCTCCTCCTGTGAGAGATGTAgaatatgtttttgttgttgttgacttcTTAGTTGGTGTGTTAATTTTTGCTACGATTGTTGGTAATATTGGTTCTATGATCTCTAACATGAATGCTGCCCGAGAAGAATTTCAAGCAAGGATTGACGCCATCAAGCAATACATGCAATTTCGGAACGTGAGCAAAGATTTAGAAAAAAGAGTTATCAAgtggtttgattatttgtggacaAATAAGAAGGCAGTGGATGAAAGAAAAGTCCTGAAGTTTCTTCCAGATAAATTAAGAGCAGAAATTGCCATTAATGTTCATCTAGAAACGTTGAAGAAAGTCCGAATCTTTGCTGATTGTGAAGCTGGTCTGTTGGTTGAACTAGTTTTAAAACTACAGCCTCAGGTATACAGTCCTGGAGATTATATCTGCCGCAAAGGTGACATTGGACGAGAAATGTACATTATCAAAGAAGGCAAACTTGCCGTGGTAGCTGACGACGGAGTCACTCAGTTTGTCGTCTTAAGCGATGGCAGCTACTTTGGTGAGATTAGCATTCTTAACATTAAAGGCAGCAAAGCTGGAAATCGGAGGACAGCCAACATCAGAAGCATTGGCTATTCAGATTTGTTTTGTCTATATAAAGATGATCTAATGGAGGCTCTAACAGAATATCCAGATGCCAAAGCAATgctggaagagaagggaaagcaaaTCCTTATGAAAGACGGATTACTTGATTTAGAGGTTGCAAGTGAAGGAAAAGATCCTGAAGATTTGGAGGAAAAAGTTAACCACATAGAAATAATGTTAGATAATGTACAGACAAGATTTGCCAGGCTTTTGGCTGAATATGATGCTGCACAGAAGAAGCTGAAAGCAAGGCTAACAGAAGTTGAGAACATTGTGAAACTACCTAGACATTTTGATTTCTCAAAGTTAGAAGAAATTGAAATAGTTCCTGGTCAATAAAGAATTAAGAAAATACAACAGAAATGTGGATATTCAGAATTAACttaaaagataataaaataatagttagTGAAGACATTAACTAGATTTGGAATATGTCCAAAACATCCAGTTTTTATCCCTAACAGATATGTTATATAAGAGTTGCAAGTTCAGGATCATTCCGGGCACTAAGGTTTCCAGACCAAAACCTTAGTTCTAGAGGAGGTCCCTGTTGGTATCATTAAATAGTATCATAGATAACTGAGCTTTTGgctcaaatacacacacacatccaaatACATGCAAAATATACATTTAACTGCTTGGAAATTAAAAGAGAAATCTTTGATAAAGAGGCTATTTCCTGATAAAGGCGAAACGACAGGTTAAGGAACATTATTGGAGCCGACTTGCTTCTagaagttaaagcaatggtattcctcgtagtaagctatggatgtgagagctggatcataaggaaggctgagtgaaggaagacagacacttttgaactgtggtgttggagaaaaattctgagactgccttggactgtgagaagatcaaaccagtccatacttcaggaaataaagcccaactagtCACTTgagggaaggctattagaggcaaagatgaagtactttggccacataatgagaagacaggaaagcctgaagaagataatgatgctggggaaaatggaagaaaaaaggaagaggggtcgataAAGTGCAAGGTGggtagatggcatccttgaagtgactggcttgatcttgaaggagctgggggtggcgacagccaacAGAAAGGGGagctcacccccattcttaactatgagtcatttgtaatttggatgtttgtacagggactgcctatattaaTTTGATATAGGAAATCTCATTTTGtgaataaaatatttgcagatatattttatacaaaatatGTATAATCTTTGATGCTGCTATTTGTAAAGGCATTTGATGCACATATGTACATGTTGAATTTTTATCCTGATGCTGtgattatttaatttaaaataaatgaaataccaAACTATGTCTAGAGAGTCTAAATGTGATTGCCTTTAAGAAGACTTGCTACATATAgaaaaaaaagatggaaggaaaagttGGTGAGAGTGCCCATCTGTAAATACCAGagctgcagtggcgcaatgggttaaacccttctgctgacTCAACTCCTGACCTGAAGGACGGCGGTTCGACTCTGTGAGATAGGGTGAGCCCAGTCTGTcggctccaacttcccatgccaggacatgagagaagcctcccatagaatGGTAACacttctgggcgtcccctgggcaacgtctctgcaaaTGGCTGATTCTTTCActccagaagcgatttgcagtttctcgagtcgcttctgacatgataaaaaaatacgAGAAAGATGTGAGTTCTAGTGCATTTAATCATGCAGTGGTAATCCAAGAAGGATGCCAGACAGAGCTCTTTATTGCCCTGATGAGTTACTTTGAGCCTTCAGTTTCATCTATCAaatatactcgtgtataagtcAACCTTGTGTTTAAGTCAAAGGTAGGTTTAGGGGGCCAAAGTATGGATTTTGACACGACCATGAATATCTCAAGAATTATTCCATTGAAAGGAAAAAGTGCTAGCATTGCTTTTGGGCCTGCTGCCCCTAGCCTCCACTGGTGTTTTTCcactcaaaaaggccagaagcagtatCATGGTGGGGAGAGGAATGGGGCTGGTGTAACTTTTAGGACTTACTAAGCCTTCACCTTTTACACTTTACTAAGAAAAGGGGatgattcctttaaaaaaatagttaaggtacagtacttacattgactccTGAATAAGTCAACCCATGTTTTTGGGTCATTTTTTTGGACTAACATTTCTAGAACCATACAGGAATATATGGGGCAATAGTGAGAACCAGGCAACATTACATGTCAAGACTCCAGCCTATGCCTCTAGTTTGTGCAGCGCATATCTTTTGAACTGGAAAAGTGATACACACACAGAGGGGTAATTTTAGTCTGATAATCATATATTATTTGTTTGATTACTCATTGGAGCCAGGGtcaatgaggccccttctacactgtccttacatccctggatctgatcccaggtcatctgctttgaactggattatatggcagtatagactcatataacccagttcaaagcagatgtggattttctgacttgataatctgaattatatcgGAGTGTAGAAGTGGTCTgattctccactgccatataatttgggaTAAATAGAGGATCTGGGATCAGGGCAGTGCaacgccccttctacactgcctataatccagaatatcaaggcagctaatccaaaatatttgttttgaactggattatctcaggcaccttctacacagctgtataaaatccacattgagctggattgtatggcagtgtggactcagataaaccagttcgaagcagatattgtggattgtctgccttttATTCtcagttatatggttgtgtagaagggccccgagtctacattgtcagataatccagttcaaagcagataatctggatttaatatagctgtgcagaaggggccaaAAAGGGGTCTCAAGATCAATGTTGGAGTCCTGAaacatttggcaacagtaaagatATCCTGAACACCACCTAGTGGCCGTCTTAAACTTTTACATGAATCTATTGTGCATGGTTTATAATGAACTCTGCAGGAGATGTTTCAGATGTTCTTCATAAAAATGGAAATCAGCTTGTTACCACgcattgcaaatgctgatttgtgatAAGTTAacgtttgatttttatacctgttttatgtacctatatatccaggatcacataaaaatttctcaagGCAAAAGAGATtgtaagtggaaaagtttaagaagtccctGCCTACACCTGGTGTTCATTGACACTCTGCCACCCAAGTATTAACCAAGATCATTTTCTACTGGgttttttgaacttcagctcccagaattctgatCATTGGATAGCTTGGACTTGAAGCCCAAAACAACTGCAGGACCTAAGTTCAGTAATCACTGCTTGGTGCATAGGGTGCATCCTACACTGTAGTAcaaatatagtttgacaccacttgaactgccatggttcaatactatggaactaTAGAAATTGTCTGTTGGTGAGACACTAGCCCTCTTTgccaaaggcccttccacacagcccttcatcccagaatatcaagacaggaaatcccacattatctgagtgtagacagagggccctcccacacagccctatgaaccattgtggagattaagatcctccggggaggccctactttccatcccgccattctcacaggcacgattggtggggatgagagacagggccttctcggtgattgctccccagctatggaactcccttcctggtgagatcaggttggccccctctctcctgtcctttagaaggatggtaaaaacttggctgtgggacccagctttcgggacagggcaataaagcggcaataggaaagatgaccaagccaatgatttgatgcggatgactaatacggttttaaatggtgtattttaatgttttgataaatgttttttaatgtttatgtattgtatgtgaatctgtgtcccggcattgaatgtttgccgtgtatatgctgtgctctgccctgagtccccttcggggtgagaaggatggaatataaatgttttaaataaataaatatcaaggcagataatcccacattaactgagataacccagttcaaagcagatattgtggggttttcagccttgatattctgggatacagggctgtgtggaagggccctcagataacccagttcaaagcaaatattgtgggattttctgccttgatattatgagaTAAaagcctgtgtagaagggctccaGAAAGACAACAAAAGACCTCATGAATAGGACaattcccaggcttccatagcacaGAGACATGGCTGTTCAAATGGTGCCAATCTGCATTATTttgacattgtagatgcacccgagGTGAAtcttcgggcccttccacactgacagataacccagaatatcaaggcagacaatccacaataactgctttggactggattatctgagtccaaagttcagtgtggatttcatacaactgtgtggaaggggccacagaagACAGGAGTGACACTATGTAACACTTGATTGTTGACAGTTTGCTGTCTGGAACTCCCCCGTTTCAATGCTTGTAgattccaatggcttctctgtgggcccttccacacagtcaaatAACCTagaatattggctttgaactgggttatccgccgagtccacactgccatatattccagttcaaagcagataatgtgggactttattcagcGTTGGAAGGGGTCTGAGtaatctgacatgatggttgccAGAGTGGTTCAGGatgtttgtgttctcaaataatattctgtgtctagATTGGTTAATAAAGttctctgctatagctgacttttctggttgaattagtctgcagtgccttttatattccttgattcgtgtttgggtaccagtattaaatctggctaccaatattaaaaaaacaccggagtcaaaacagcaaataaagataaccactcagaaacaggggaatttcagacagctAATAACAATCAAAtactatgtgttgttgaaggctttcatggccggaatcactgggttgctgtgagttttccaggctgtatggccatgttccagaagcattctctccctagAATGCTagaaagcccggaaaactcacagcaactcaatcaagtgccagttaacacttcccaaacaaaggatgcccctaGGCAACAAcacccaagctttgaagctgcatgaCTTTTCAATACttatcaagctggctaattgcaacattcacacttgcctcaaacaggcaagggttctttctcccaccctggacactccacagatatatatatacacaccaaaGAGTATGAAAGgaatgcagactaattcaaccagagaagtcagctatagcagagcacctgatgaaccaacctggaaacagaatattattcgagaacacagaaatgctgggacactctgacaaccaccatgtcagactacacagagaagccactaaaaccctggacatttcattaatagatagatagataaaccccacttgcctcatttccaacagacctcacaacctctaaggcagtggttctcaacctttctaatctcacaatcccttaatacagttcctcatgttgtggtaacccccaaccataacattattttcattgctaattcataacttttgctactgttatgaattgtcatgtaaatatctgataatgcaggatgtattttcattcattggatcaaaattggcaccaatacacccaaatttgaatactagtggggtttgggggggggggcattgattttatcattcgggaattgtagttgctgggatttatagttcacctacaatcaaagagcattctgaactccaccaactatgaaattgaaccaaacttgacacacagaactcccacgatcaacagaaaatactggaagggtttggtgggcattgaccttgagttttggagttgtagttcacatacatccaaagagcactgtggattcaaacaatgatggatctggaccaaactcggcacaaatattcagtatgcccaaatgtgaacactggtaaagttttgagaaaacagaccttgacatttgggagttgtagttgctgggatttatagttcacctacaatcaaagagcattctgaaccccatcaacgatagaattgggctaattttcccccatgaccaacagaaaatactgtgttttctgatggtctttggcaacccctctgacaccccccttgcaacccccccaggggtcccgaccccaggttgagaaactctgctctaaggcaatatgtcaggagggaatgctaagTACAGCCCAAGAAActtttcaggccccttccacacagctgaataaaaccccacattttccgctatgaactgggatatatggcagtgtggactcagataacccaattcaaagcatatattgtggattatgtgttttgatattctgggttttatggctgtgtggaagggcccccagcaaTCCAGAATGGATGCAGCTGGCCCCCACTTGGAACtgttatgactcaatgctatgcactTGTCATAGTCGCTTGTTGGGTCTCATTTGGCCACAGTGCTGTGGcctcacaactcccaggatgacaCAGCATGGAGCCATGTGGGTTCAAAGTGGcctcaaattgcattgattctgagggcccttccacacagccctatactccagaatatcaaaacagaaaatccgacaatatctgctttgaactgggttatctgatagggctgggtaaccacggaaaaatttgtttctaaactcgattcatttccaGGGAGCGCTagtgtttccaaattctaaatacttccgaaattttgagatttcaaagtttccttatttatgaaatttcgttaattttgaatcgattcgttaatggcggatgcgattgcgcaatatggtaaaaaacctccaaatgggacaggggaatttctgaagcttccctctacctctgttgttgactgttggtgtaataaaacaaacaacaactataaaacttgtaccagacatgcaaaaataattacgtaataattacgaaataacaaaataattacgaaataaattgaaaaaattgtttcgaatctaatttactcctcacactattccaaaatggctcaatatcagatcgtaagctaatttaaatacgaattaataacgaattacgaaattaacgaacgaaaccgcccagccctattatctgagggtccttccacacagccatgtaacccagaatatcaaggcagaaaatcccacaatatttgttttgaactgggttatccgagggcccttccacaaagccctataatccaggatatcaaggcagaaaatcccacaatatctgctttgaactgggttatctgagggcccttccacacagacctataccccaaaatatcaaggcagaaaatcccataaaacttgctttgaactgtgttatgaatccacactaccatacattccagttcaaagcagaaaatgtgggattttattcaactgtggggaaggggccttagataccccagttcaaaacagatattgtgggattttctgccttgatattctgggatatatggctgtgtggacgggGCCCTATTCTGTGTAGATGTATCAAGCGCAGGGACTCTGTAGAAGCGCGAATGACGTGGCTCTCTAGAGATTGATAGACAAGGGAGGCGAAATCTGCCTTGCTTCCGGTGCCCCGCCTCCTCACTTCCGGCCTGGAGAAGCCCTTCTAGCCGCTACCCTCTCCTCCTCttactcctcctccttcctctgagggctgctgggagttgtattcGGAGAGGCGGCTGAGGACCATGGAGGCAGCGGGGGCTTGGCGGCAAGGCGGCCGAGGCAGGGGCAGCAACAGGGCGGCCTCGGCGGGGATAGGGAGCCGACCCGGCGGCCGGGGAAGGGCTCGAGGGACTGGAGTAGCGGCTTGGAATAGCGGCGGCGGCCCTGGAGCCAGCGGTGAGTCTCTCTCCTCACTGCGCATGCGCAGGAAGGCCCTTTGCACACACCTCCACCCTGAAGGCAGAGGCAAGCTAGGAGTCCTTCACCCGAAGGATGCTTGGGACCAGATTTGAGTCTCCTATGGAGAGACAAAGCAGGGTATACATAAACATCACAACAATGACACACAACAATAATAGGCtttgaatcattgggttgctgtgagttttccgtgtTGTATGagagagaagcattctctctcatagaattatagaatcatagagagagaagcaatattccagatgtggtctaaccaaaacagaatagaggggtagcattacttccctagatctagacactatgctcctattgatgcagggattttggcctgcatcaataggagcatagtgtctagatctagggaagtaatgctacccctctattcagttttggttagaccacatctggaatattgtgtccagttctgggcaccacaattcaagagagatattgacaagctggaatgtgtccagaggagagcgactaaaatgataaaaggtctggagaacaagccctatgaggagcggcttaaggagctgggcatgtttagcctgaagaagagaaggctgagaggggatatgatagccatgtataaatatgtgagaggaagccacagggaggaaggagcaagcttgttttctgcttccttgcagactaggacgtggaacaatggcttcaaactacaagagaggagattccatctgaacatggggaagaactttctgactgtgagagccattcagcagtggaactctctgccccggagtgtggtggaggctccttctttggaagcttttaaacagacgctggatggccatctgtcaggggtgatttgaatgcaatattcctgcttcttggcagggggttggactggatggcccatgaggtctcttccaactctttgattctatgattctatgattctcctgacgtttcgcccacatcgatgtgaggtctgttggaaacccgGCCAGTGAGGTTTATAAATATGGGATatccaagatgggagaaagaacttttgtttgtttgaggcaaatgttaatattgcaattggccaccttgattataataataataataataataataataatctttatttataccccaccaacatctccccaatggggactcagagcggcttacatgagaccaagcccaaacaacaattacagtaaAGAGAAATCGAACgcaaaccaaaaacgcaaacaataaacaacaacaccatattgtcaaaggctttcatggctggaatcactaggttcttgttggttttttcgggctacatggccatgttctagaggcattttttcctgacgttttgcctgcatctatggcaagcgtcctcagaggtagcgaggtctgttagaattaggaaaatgggtttatatatctgtggaatgactggggtggggcaaagagctcttctctgtgccttatggcttcaaagcctggctgccttgaagctgcaatatgaccaattgcaacattcatacctactcacacagacaagagttctttctctaccTTGGACAtttcgcagatatataaaccccactagccaagtttccaacagatctcacaacctcaaaCTGCAACATATGGCAGTAAAGAACCAACCTCAGTAACATGTAGAAAGTAACCAAGAATTCCTGTGTTTTAAGAACTCCTGATCTTATTTTTCATGTGTTCTGGCTTTGCACACTAGAAGATTATTTAACAATGTTCTATTTATACAGAAAAGCTGTCAAAAATGCCGTTTCTGATATTTCTTTACTTTATATGATGGGCTAGATTTTGAAACagaaattttgtttgtttttggatttttgcaTTTCATGTGTTTAAAAAAGTTGTATTTTCGATGCCTCTGATACAGCCCTATGCAATTCATAGTGTTGCCATAAGTTGCCAGGAGACAGCATGACAGCATTTTAGTATAAATGTTATCACTTTTTTTTACCATAACAGAATTGGCATCTCAAAAGAAATTTGATGAGATCAAGAAGGCTAATCAAGCTGCGGCTAAAAAGCTTGTGGAAGAGCAGTTTAGTTCCTCCTCTGAAGATGACGAAGAAGAGATTGAAGGAAAACATGGAAGAATATTGGAAAAAACATTTACAACTTACACTGTTCAAACCGGtaaagcctttccccttttcagaTTTCAGTATGCCCAAGAAGACAATTGATTATTCAAATGATTTCCAAGTAGTGCAGTAAGAGATTCCTTGCATTAATAGGttttttagatttatttatttattcaaatagacaTACAAATGTAAATAGACATAGATTTCTTTAAAGGGTCACAGTCTTCTATTTAAATAGTACATATAAAGGTATCATAGGCTCTAACTTAATGTCCACTTCCTCcatgtctacagtcttataggatcctctatatacatttttgttgtaatttttcattgaaatgttgaatcattggttgccattcattaaaaaAGTTCTCTAATAATTCTCCTCTTAACAGTAcagttattttatccattatcagcaaatctgtaatgtatttttcccattcttctaagggAGATATCTTTGAGGTTTTCCAATATCTTGCATATACTATTCGACTTGCCTCTGTCATGTAAAACAATTTTTCCTAATTTCCTTTCTAGTTCTTCATCAGGCatgttcaaaaggtacatttgtggtgtcattttgaaatttgtgacATCTTTTCGAGATATACATGAATCTGTTTCCAGTAGTTGTTTACTTTGTTGCAAGTCCACCATATGTGGTaaaatgtacctttttctttcccacatttccaacatttgttggtgCAATTATACATCTTGGCTAGTCTCTTTGGAGGGAGATACCGTCGCAGGtgcattttgtaaacattttcttATAGGTTTTGACATGCTGTGTATTTTGTTCTTCTCTTCTGTGTCTTTTACCATTCGGCCATTTTAATCTCTTGGCCTATGTTTTGAGCCCACCTAATCATTGAGTCTTTTACTACTTcctcttctgtgtgccaagtcagtcaatttttgtatatatatgatataagtcCTTTTGGTTTCTGGACATTGCCACATCAAAACATGTTTTTGCAGTGTGGAAGCCCAGGGTTCTAAGTTCTTTAAATTTCTCACACAGCTGTCTGTATAGAAGCCAATTGCATTTAAGgcccatttggttcaattcttctAGAGGTTTCATTTTTGGGTTTTCTAAGTCGGTCTGGATCAGCTCCCTGTAGATTAACCATTTCCCTTGAAGGATGTTCTTCCTTTTGTAGTCTGCCTCATGTGTCTTtgtaaaattctttttaaaaaatatctattCCAGGTGTTTAGAATTGGTCTCTGAATATAATGGCCATTAAATGTGCCTGTTGGTTTGGCCTTTTGTATGTCCAAATACTTGCATTAATAGTTTTACTCTAGGAACAATATAGTCAGTAGAATGTAAAAACAATGCAAGCATATTTGAATATAAATATACTTAAAAGCTTTAAGTATATCACTAAAAAGGGAGGGAGCACTGACAGTATGAATCTGTGTTTGCATCTTTATGCTGCTCCATGCTAAGGAAGACAGGGCAAAAGCTGCATTATGTACTGATTAAATGGTCAATCTGCAGCAAGTTTCCATCTTGCCATGGCAGTGTCCTTTTCTTTGCTGTAATGTACACAGTGTTCTCTGTCATGAATCAAAAGGTGAATTCTTGTCCTCTGGCTGAGGCAGATTCCAGAACTGCAGTGAAGGCGCTATGCAGTCCCTTCAGAGTCAGAAAATAAGAGAAGGTGATTCTATTCATAGGGACACTAATTATAACTTGGCACCATTTGTAGGGTATACATTATTTGAAGAGCCACTATAAGCAAGAAATGAGATAGGCACGGCTTTGATTCATACATAAATTCTGTAACATCTTTGTCTGGAAAGAAATGCTTCATTAGAttgttctattatttatttatttatttatttatttatttacagtatttatattctgcccttctcaccccgcaggggactcagggcagattacaatgtacacatatatggcaaacattcaatgccaaaaacacacaacagatatagacagtcagaggctatttaactttttctggctaccaggggagctgttgctttcatcgtccatctgcgacactgatgaagtatttccgcattcc includes these proteins:
- the CNGA1 gene encoding cyclic nucleotide-gated channel alpha-1, which encodes MTTKIGVIETHHAHSNIHNSALQDKSKSTERVQDGETSKSDREREKATAEKADKENQKSNKDQPEKKNKEEKEKKEVFVIDPSGNLYYNWLFCITLPVMYNWTMIIARACFDELQSNNLQMWFIFDYISDVIYVADMFVRTRTGYLEQGLLVKEDVKLKKRYKGTVQFKLDVLSIIPTDLLYFKLGLNYPEIRINRLLRISRLFEFFQQTETRTSYPNIFRISNLVMYIIIIIHWNACIYFSLSKAIGFGTDTWVYPNITHPEFGRLARKYVYSLYWSTLTLTTIGETPPPVRDVEYVFVVVDFLVGVLIFATIVGNIGSMISNMNAAREEFQARIDAIKQYMQFRNVSKDLEKRVIKWFDYLWTNKKAVDERKVLKFLPDKLRAEIAINVHLETLKKVRIFADCEAGLLVELVLKLQPQVYSPGDYICRKGDIGREMYIIKEGKLAVVADDGVTQFVVLSDGSYFGEISILNIKGSKAGNRRTANIRSIGYSDLFCLYKDDLMEALTEYPDAKAMLEEKGKQILMKDGLLDLEVASEGKDPEDLEEKVNHIEIMLDNVQTRFARLLAEYDAAQKKLKARLTEVENIVKLPRHFDFSKLEEIEIVPGQ